One genomic window of Coffea eugenioides isolate CCC68of chromosome 1, Ceug_1.0, whole genome shotgun sequence includes the following:
- the LOC113751225 gene encoding putative E3 ubiquitin-protein ligase XBAT31: MGQGLSCGTNDEHGLFSAVQHGDLETVEAVLDKNPSLIHHTVYDRYSVLHVAAANGQIEILSMLLSRSVNPDLSNRHKQTPLMLAAMHGKINCVQKLIEAGANILKFDSVNGRTCLHYAAYYGHSDCLKVILSAARTNHVAVSWGYSRFVNIRDGKGATPLHLAARQRRPECVHALLDSGALVCASTGGYGFPGSTPLHLAARGGSLDCVRELLAWGADRLNRDASGRIPYTVALRHNHGACAALLNPSSAEPLVWPSPLKLISELNQEAKVLLERALMEANREREKSILKGTSFSVASPSHSDTGTDDNVSEISDTELCGICFDQVCTIEVQPCGHQMCAQCTLALCCHNKPNPMTATVAIPACPFCRSSIVQLIVAKVKTENSIELDVNSPKLRKSRRSWNLNEGSSSFKGLGAVGSISKIVGRGSGRIAIENEWIDKPVGLDT; this comes from the exons ATGGGTCAGGGGCTAAGTTGCGGGACTAATGATGAACATGGGCTATTCAGTGCTGTCCAGCATGGGGATTTGGAAACTGTGGAGGCAGTTTTAGACAAAAACCCAAGTCTTATCCATCATACAGTTTATGATCGATACTCTGTTTTGCATGTTGCTGCTGCCAATGGCCAGATCGAG ATTCTTTCCATGCTTTTGAGTCGATCTGTTAATCCAGATTTGTCGAATCGCCACAAGCAA ACTCCATTGATGTTGGCTGCAATGCATGGAAAGATCAACTGCGTGCAGAAGCTCATAGAAGCTGGGGCTAAC ATTTTGAAGTTTGATTCGGTTAATGGACGGACATGCTTGCACTATGCTGCCTATTATGGTCATTCTGATTGCCTGAAAGTAATTCTTTCTGCTGCACGCACCAATCATGTTGCTGTTTCCTG GGGATATTCTCGGTTTGTGAATATTAGAGATGGTAAAGGAGCAACTCCATTGCACTTGGCCGCTCGTCAAAGACGGCCTGAATGTGTTCATGCATTGCTGGACAGTGGAGCTCTAGTTTGTGCTTCAACGGGTGGATATGG CTTTCCAGGGAGCACTCCGCTTCATTTGGCAGCAAGAGGAGGTTCTCTTGATTGCGTTCGCGAACTCTTAGCCTGGGGTGCAGATCGACTTAACAGAGATGCATCAGG GAGAATACCGTATACGGTTGCTCTGAGGCATAATCATGGAGCTTGTGCGGCGTTACTGAATCCATCGTCTGCTGAGCCtcttgtctggccatcacctttaAAGTTGATTAGTGAGCTTAATCAGGAGGCCAAAGTTCTGTTGGAACGTGCATTGATGGAGGCAAACAGGGAAAGAGAAAAGAGCATTCTAAAGGGCACTTCATTCTCTGTAGCTTCTCCATCTCATTCTGATACAGGAACTGATGATAACGTATCTGAG ATTAGTGACACGGAGCTGTGCGGGATATGCTTTGATCAAGTTTGCACAATTGAGGTCCAACCCTGCGGACACCAGATGTGTGCTCAATGCACATTGGCCTTGTGTTGCCATAACAAACCGAACCCAATGACTGCAACCGTTGCAATACCAGCCTGCCCGTTCTGCCGAAGCAGCATTGTCCAATTGATTGTTGCAAAGGTTAAAACCGAGAACAGCATTGAACTTGATGTCAACTCTCCGAAGCTGAGAAAGTCTAGGAGGTCTTGGAACCTCAATGAAGGCAGCAGCAGTTTCAAAGGCTTAGGAGCAGTAGGGTCAATAAGTAAAATTGTTGGACGGGGTTCAGGCAGGATCGCCATTGAGAATGAATGGATTGATAAGCCAGTAGGTCTTGATACATGA